From a single Streptomyces rubradiris genomic region:
- a CDS encoding SUKH-4 family immunity protein produces MSTTDAGIPAITLTEAELDRYVTHAPTRGLLTDTGLPAVTDLLTFSPLRTHGLRTLADAADGPLRLAEELRGRLVIGELLTPAGTERESILLDGATGELTTAFLRDPYDARPLASSLHTLLRFAAVTEELVGLRGRFASLAGQYGPQTATEASRRLLTLFEEDSNGEVPPYWKAAALIRPLALVAGPGTASGLTLDVPARVLDQEFGHGRVTRFEEVDFPPTLTHEPTRRFLRETGLPESAVLYQADTDVPLPTLREYFTEERPDRPVTDLPAHCDHLIRLGRLRDETSLVVDGRTGTVLTFSEPDATLHPLNTDVSTLAFTLWLIHHERVIDTHLGHELATHAYDHLVALMIHTLQSIDPTATLPETTWHYWTHVLQDETGGVL; encoded by the coding sequence ATGAGCACGACCGACGCCGGGATTCCGGCGATCACGCTGACCGAGGCGGAACTGGACCGCTACGTCACACACGCGCCGACGCGCGGCCTGCTCACGGACACCGGCCTGCCCGCGGTGACCGACCTGCTGACCTTCTCCCCGCTGCGCACGCACGGCCTCCGTACCCTCGCCGACGCCGCCGACGGCCCGCTGCGCCTGGCGGAGGAGCTGCGCGGCCGGCTGGTCATAGGCGAACTGCTCACCCCGGCCGGGACGGAGCGCGAGTCGATCCTGCTCGACGGCGCCACGGGCGAGCTGACGACGGCGTTCCTGCGCGACCCGTACGACGCGCGCCCCTTAGCGTCGTCCCTGCACACGCTGCTGCGCTTCGCGGCGGTCACCGAGGAACTGGTGGGTCTGCGCGGCCGGTTCGCGTCGCTGGCGGGCCAGTACGGCCCGCAGACCGCGACCGAGGCGTCCCGCCGCCTCCTCACCCTCTTCGAGGAGGACTCGAACGGCGAGGTCCCGCCGTACTGGAAGGCGGCGGCCCTGATCCGCCCCCTCGCCCTGGTCGCCGGCCCCGGTACGGCCTCGGGGCTGACCCTGGACGTGCCCGCGCGGGTGCTGGACCAGGAGTTCGGGCACGGCAGGGTGACCAGGTTCGAGGAGGTCGACTTCCCGCCGACGCTCACCCACGAGCCGACGCGCCGCTTCCTGCGCGAGACGGGACTGCCGGAGTCGGCGGTCCTGTACCAGGCCGACACGGACGTCCCGCTGCCCACGCTCCGGGAGTACTTCACCGAGGAACGCCCCGACCGCCCCGTCACCGACCTCCCGGCCCACTGCGACCACCTGATCCGCCTCGGCCGGCTCAGGGACGAGACCAGCCTTGTGGTGGACGGCAGAACGGGCACGGTCCTGACCTTCAGCGAGCCGGACGCGACGCTCCACCCCCTCAACACCGACGTCTCCACACTGGCGTTCACCCTGTGGCTCATCCACCACGAGCGCGTGATCGACACCCACCTGGGCCACGAACTGGCCACCCACGCCTACGACCACCTGGTCGCCCTCATGATCCACACCCTGCAGTCCATAGACCCCACAGCCACCCTCCCGGAAACGACCTGGCACTACTGGACTCATGTGCTCCAGGACGAGACGGGCGGGGTGCTGTGA
- a CDS encoding helix-turn-helix domain-containing protein, with translation MTLEPESLGQSRSDLAEALRSERRRAGLTQTRLAQRCNMSQTKISNIESGKLTPTIVDVELILEAIETEGPVTTKILALARTANTEWQNDWASQRRGLDKKQNELARLEAVTTEFRFFLPTMITGLLATPDYVRASLARNPGDMSKVVAKKLERQRILLDSSKSFTFLLTEQAVRWPLASPIAMAMQLDRLASVSRIPNVRLGVIPLGIAGPVTETPLSVFTVYDRRLVQVETHTGALILRDHRDISTYRDDFERYESYAVFGDDCRELLAEWAKIFTRPRQ, from the coding sequence TTGACGCTTGAGCCTGAGTCCCTAGGTCAGTCAAGGTCAGACCTAGCGGAAGCACTCCGCAGCGAGCGCAGGCGGGCCGGGTTGACTCAGACCCGGCTCGCTCAACGCTGCAACATGTCCCAGACCAAAATCAGCAACATTGAGAGCGGAAAGCTTACCCCCACTATTGTCGATGTCGAACTAATTCTTGAGGCTATCGAGACCGAGGGCCCCGTCACCACGAAAATACTCGCCCTTGCTCGTACAGCCAACACGGAATGGCAGAACGATTGGGCTTCACAACGGCGGGGCTTGGATAAGAAGCAGAATGAACTAGCCCGACTGGAAGCGGTTACAACAGAGTTCCGATTCTTCCTGCCAACGATGATCACCGGACTACTGGCAACGCCCGATTACGTGCGAGCGAGCCTGGCGCGCAACCCCGGCGACATGTCCAAGGTCGTGGCCAAGAAATTGGAACGACAGCGGATCCTCTTGGACTCGTCAAAGTCCTTCACATTCCTGCTGACGGAACAAGCCGTACGGTGGCCGCTGGCCTCACCCATAGCCATGGCTATGCAGCTCGACCGGCTGGCCTCCGTCTCCCGTATTCCGAATGTGCGACTCGGCGTGATCCCGCTCGGGATAGCGGGACCTGTCACCGAAACACCGCTGAGCGTCTTCACTGTGTACGATCGTCGACTGGTTCAAGTCGAGACGCATACAGGGGCACTGATCTTGCGGGACCACAGGGACATAAGCACATATCGAGATGACTTTGAGCGGTACGAGTCCTACGCCGTGTTCGGAGACGACTGCCGGGAACTCTTGGCCGAGTGGGCCAAGATCTTTACCCGACCACGCCAATAA
- a CDS encoding DUF6879 family protein, translating into MLLDGEEWAARFRSFQREAWRLETLPEYRVPQEAEEIKAYLAGERIDPHAYSNEYTDDLKQLRREGKSKGRVHIVTRPLSDYLRFEFMYYQPHAWAGDDIRIMDVTGRPNPLQGVQDFWMFDQSEVVLMNYEPDGTQISREVFEGDVTPFLEYQRIALAESVPFEEYVKGLDA; encoded by the coding sequence GTGCTCTTGGATGGTGAGGAGTGGGCTGCCCGGTTCAGGTCCTTCCAGCGTGAGGCATGGAGGCTGGAAACCCTGCCGGAGTACCGCGTCCCGCAGGAAGCCGAGGAGATCAAAGCGTACCTCGCCGGGGAACGCATCGACCCTCACGCCTACTCGAACGAGTACACCGATGATCTCAAGCAGTTGCGACGGGAAGGGAAGAGTAAGGGGCGCGTTCACATCGTGACTCGGCCCCTGTCGGACTACCTGCGCTTTGAGTTCATGTACTACCAGCCTCACGCGTGGGCCGGCGATGACATTCGGATCATGGACGTCACCGGACGCCCCAATCCCCTTCAAGGGGTGCAGGATTTCTGGATGTTCGACCAGTCGGAAGTCGTACTGATGAACTACGAGCCCGACGGCACACAGATCAGCCGTGAAGTTTTCGAGGGAGACGTGACACCCTTCCTCGAATACCAGCGCATCGCGCTGGCTGAGTCGGTGCCCTTCGAGGAGTATGTGAAGGGCCTTGACGCTTGA
- a CDS encoding MFS transporter, with amino-acid sequence MSALESRDPAVLDPPAGQATGVLSRAYRALSVGIVSVVVLIAFEATAVGTAMPVAARELDGVALYAFAFSGYFTTSLFGMVLAGQWSDRRGPLSALTTGIAAFAAGLVVAGTAQAMWVFILGRAVQGLGGGLVIVALYVVVGRAYPERLRPAIMAAFAAGWVVPSIVGPLASGAVTEQLGWRWVFLGIPVLVVFPLALALPQIRRRAAGPVDERAGAAAFDRRRIRLALGISLGAGLLQYAAQDLRLLSLLPGLAGAALLVPAVLGLLPRGTYRAARGLPSVVLLRGLAAGSFIAAESFVPLMLVTQRGLSPTLAGFSLAAGGGTWALGSFVQSRPRLAPYRERLMTLGMVLVAAAILTAPSVLIHSVPVWTVAAAWGVGCFGMGLVISSTSVLLLKLSAPEEAGTNSAALQISDGLSNVVLLAAAGAAFAALGGGSTAATTAGDGGRPAAFAAVFLPMAVVALVGSWVATRLRERTARPE; translated from the coding sequence ATGAGCGCCCTCGAATCCCGCGACCCCGCTGTCCTTGATCCCCCGGCCGGCCAGGCGACCGGCGTGTTGAGCCGGGCCTACCGGGCGCTCAGTGTCGGCATCGTGTCCGTCGTCGTGCTGATCGCGTTCGAGGCGACCGCCGTGGGCACGGCGATGCCGGTCGCCGCGCGCGAGCTGGACGGCGTGGCGCTGTACGCGTTCGCCTTCTCCGGTTACTTCACGACCAGCCTCTTCGGCATGGTCCTCGCCGGGCAGTGGTCCGACCGGCGCGGTCCGCTCAGTGCGCTGACCACCGGCATCGCGGCCTTCGCCGCGGGCCTCGTCGTCGCCGGGACCGCGCAGGCCATGTGGGTGTTCATCCTCGGCCGTGCCGTGCAGGGGCTGGGCGGCGGGCTGGTCATCGTCGCGTTGTACGTCGTCGTGGGCCGGGCCTACCCCGAGCGGCTGCGGCCCGCGATCATGGCCGCGTTCGCCGCCGGGTGGGTCGTACCGTCCATCGTCGGCCCCCTCGCCTCCGGTGCCGTCACCGAGCAGCTCGGCTGGCGCTGGGTGTTCCTCGGCATCCCGGTCCTCGTCGTGTTCCCGCTCGCCCTCGCCCTGCCCCAGATACGCCGGCGGGCGGCGGGCCCGGTGGACGAGCGGGCCGGTGCCGCCGCCTTCGACCGGCGGCGGATCCGGCTCGCGCTCGGCATCTCCCTCGGCGCCGGACTCCTCCAGTACGCCGCCCAGGACCTGCGGCTCCTCTCCCTGCTCCCCGGGCTGGCCGGGGCGGCCCTGCTGGTCCCCGCCGTCCTCGGACTGCTCCCCCGGGGCACCTACCGGGCCGCCCGCGGCCTGCCCTCCGTGGTGCTGCTGCGCGGGCTGGCGGCCGGGTCCTTCATCGCCGCCGAGTCCTTCGTCCCGCTGATGCTGGTCACCCAGCGCGGGCTGTCGCCGACCCTCGCCGGGTTCTCGCTCGCGGCCGGCGGCGGCACCTGGGCGCTGGGCTCGTTCGTACAGTCCCGGCCGCGCCTGGCGCCGTACCGGGAGCGGCTGATGACCCTGGGCATGGTGCTGGTCGCCGCCGCGATCCTGACCGCGCCCAGCGTGCTGATCCACTCCGTGCCCGTGTGGACCGTCGCCGCCGCGTGGGGCGTCGGCTGCTTCGGGATGGGCCTGGTGATCTCCTCCACCAGCGTGCTGCTGCTGAAGCTGTCCGCCCCCGAGGAGGCCGGCACCAACTCGGCCGCGCTCCAGATCTCCGACGGCCTGTCCAACGTCGTCCTGCTGGCGGCGGCCGGCGCGGCCTTCGCCGCCCTGGGCGGTGGCAGCACCGCCGCCACCACGGCCGGCGACGGGGGCCGTCCCGCCGCCTTCGCCGCCGTCTTCCTGCCGATGGCCGTGGTGGCGCTGGTGGGCTCCTGGGTGGCGACGCGGCTGCGGGAACGCACCGCGCGCCCCGAGTGA
- a CDS encoding DEAD/DEAH box helicase, with amino-acid sequence MTTTAASSATSASSHHLSPAFPGRAPWGTASKLRAWQQGAMEKYIQEQPRDFLAVATPGAGKTTFALTLASWLLHHHVVQQVTVVAPTEHLKKQWAEAAGRIGIRLDPEYSAGPLGREYDGVAVTYAGVGVRPMLHRNRVEQRKTLVILDEIHHAGDSKSWGEACLEAFEPATRRLALTGTPFRSDTNPIPFVTYEEDNAGIRRSAADYTYGYGSALADGVVRPVIFLSYSGNMRWRTKAGDEVAARLGEPMTKDAVSQAWRTALDPRGEWMPSVLRAADQRLTEVRKGIPDAGALVIASDQDSARAYAKLIREITGTKATLVLSDDAGASKRIDEFSASDDRWMVAVRMVSEGVDVPRLAVGVYATTISTPLFFAQAVGRFVRSRRRGETASVFLPTVPDLLTFANEMEKERDHALDKPKKEGEEDPYAESEKEMEEANKQQDEDTGEQDMLPFEALESDAVFDRVLYDGAEFGMQAHPGSEEEQDYLGIPGLLEPEQVQLLLQKRQARQIAHSRKKPDTEADLLELPAERRPVVTHKELMELRKRLNTMVSAYVHQSGKPHGVIHTELRRVCGGPPSAEATAGQLRQRIAKVQEWATRMK; translated from the coding sequence GTGACTACCACCGCCGCATCCTCCGCCACCTCCGCTTCCTCCCATCACCTCTCGCCCGCCTTCCCGGGCCGGGCCCCCTGGGGCACCGCCAGCAAGCTGCGTGCCTGGCAGCAGGGGGCGATGGAGAAGTACATCCAGGAGCAGCCGCGCGACTTCCTCGCCGTCGCCACGCCCGGCGCCGGCAAGACGACCTTCGCGCTGACCCTGGCCTCCTGGCTGCTGCACCACCACGTCGTGCAGCAGGTCACCGTGGTCGCTCCCACCGAGCACCTGAAGAAGCAGTGGGCCGAGGCCGCGGGCCGGATCGGGATCAGACTCGACCCGGAGTACAGCGCGGGACCGCTCGGCCGGGAGTACGACGGCGTCGCCGTGACGTACGCCGGTGTGGGCGTCCGTCCGATGCTGCACCGCAACCGGGTCGAGCAGCGCAAGACCCTGGTGATCCTGGACGAGATCCACCACGCCGGTGACTCCAAGTCCTGGGGCGAGGCATGCCTGGAGGCCTTCGAGCCGGCCACCCGGCGCCTGGCCCTGACGGGTACGCCGTTCCGCTCCGACACCAACCCCATCCCCTTCGTGACCTACGAGGAGGACAACGCGGGCATCCGGCGCTCCGCCGCCGACTACACCTACGGGTACGGCTCCGCGCTGGCGGACGGCGTCGTCCGGCCGGTGATCTTCCTTTCCTACAGCGGCAACATGCGCTGGCGCACCAAGGCCGGTGACGAGGTCGCCGCCCGGCTCGGCGAGCCGATGACCAAGGACGCGGTCAGCCAGGCGTGGCGTACGGCCCTCGACCCGCGCGGCGAGTGGATGCCGAGCGTGCTGCGCGCCGCCGACCAGCGGCTGACCGAGGTCCGCAAGGGCATCCCGGACGCGGGCGCGCTCGTCATCGCCTCCGACCAGGACTCCGCGCGCGCGTACGCCAAGCTCATCCGGGAGATCACCGGGACGAAGGCGACGCTCGTGCTCTCCGACGACGCCGGCGCCTCGAAGAGGATCGACGAGTTCAGCGCGAGCGACGACCGGTGGATGGTCGCCGTCCGCATGGTGTCCGAGGGCGTCGACGTGCCGCGGCTCGCGGTCGGGGTGTACGCCACGACGATCTCGACACCGCTGTTCTTCGCGCAGGCCGTCGGGCGTTTCGTGCGGTCCCGGCGGCGCGGCGAGACCGCGTCCGTGTTCCTGCCGACCGTGCCCGACCTGCTGACCTTCGCCAACGAGATGGAGAAGGAACGGGACCACGCCCTCGACAAGCCCAAGAAGGAGGGCGAGGAGGACCCGTACGCCGAATCCGAGAAGGAGATGGAGGAGGCGAACAAGCAGCAGGACGAGGACACCGGCGAGCAGGACATGCTGCCCTTCGAGGCGCTGGAGTCCGACGCCGTGTTCGACCGGGTGCTGTACGACGGCGCCGAGTTCGGCATGCAGGCCCACCCCGGGAGCGAGGAGGAGCAGGACTACCTGGGGATTCCGGGGCTGCTGGAGCCCGAGCAGGTGCAGTTGCTGCTGCAGAAGCGGCAGGCCCGGCAGATCGCGCACAGCCGGAAGAAGCCGGATACGGAGGCCGACCTGCTGGAGCTGCCGGCCGAGCGGCGGCCGGTGGTGACGCACAAGGAGCTGATGGAGCTGCGGAAGCGGCTGAACACGATGGTCAGCGCGTATGTGCACCAGAGCGGCAAGCCGCACGGGGTGATCCACACCGAGCTGCGGCGGGTGTGCGGGGGGCCGCCGAGTGCGGAGGCCACGGCGGGACAGCTGCGGCAGCGGATCGCCAAGGTGCAGGAGTGGGCGACCCGCATGAAGTGA
- a CDS encoding IclR family transcriptional regulator produces the protein MTAETSQTLDRGLRVLKLLADTDHGLTVTELSTKLGVNRTVVYRLLATLEQHALVRRDLGGRARVGLGVLRLGRQVHPLVREAALPALRSLAEDIGATAHLTLVDGTEALAVAVVEPTWTDYHVAYRAGFRHPLDRGAAGRAILAARQSPSADPGYTLTHGELEAGASGAAAPLVGVTGVEGSVGVVMLADAVPERVGERVVEAAREVAEALR, from the coding sequence GTGACCGCGGAGACCTCTCAGACGCTCGACCGGGGACTGCGCGTCCTCAAGCTGCTGGCCGACACGGACCATGGGCTGACCGTCACCGAGTTGTCCACCAAACTGGGCGTGAACCGGACGGTCGTCTACCGGTTGCTCGCCACCCTCGAACAACACGCGCTCGTACGGCGGGACTTGGGGGGCCGGGCCAGGGTCGGCCTGGGAGTGCTCCGACTCGGCCGGCAGGTCCATCCGCTGGTACGCGAGGCCGCGCTGCCCGCACTGCGCTCCCTCGCCGAGGACATCGGGGCCACCGCGCACCTGACGCTGGTGGACGGCACGGAGGCGCTCGCCGTCGCCGTGGTCGAGCCCACCTGGACCGACTACCACGTGGCGTACCGCGCCGGTTTCCGGCACCCCCTCGACCGGGGAGCCGCGGGCCGGGCCATCCTCGCCGCGCGCCAGTCGCCGTCCGCCGACCCCGGCTACACCCTCACCCACGGGGAACTGGAGGCCGGCGCGAGCGGGGCCGCCGCGCCACTGGTCGGGGTCACCGGCGTCGAGGGCAGCGTGGGCGTGGTGATGCTGGCCGACGCCGTACCGGAGCGGGTCGGCGAGCGGGTGGTGGAAGCGGCCCGCGAGGTCGCGGAAGCACTGCGCTGA
- a CDS encoding S16 family serine protease, with translation MLSRLTRPQALAVSALPVVALLATAAFAPLPFSVAQPGSTANVLGESQGTPVITVSGTPTRKTSGQLRMTTIVATGPDARISLGDVAGNWFRTDRAVMPRDSVYPKGDSVKEIEQHNLAQMRESQDSATQAALKHLGLSADKVKVTLRLADVGGPSAGLLFSLGIIDKLDGDGSGGDLTGGRTIAGTGTIDGSGKVGAVGGVGLKTQAARRDGATVFLVPKAECAEAEAELPEGLRLVPVTTLKGAVDALVALEKGKGRVPSC, from the coding sequence GTGCTCTCACGTCTCACACGCCCCCAGGCCCTCGCCGTCAGCGCGCTGCCCGTCGTGGCCCTGCTCGCCACGGCGGCGTTCGCGCCGCTGCCGTTCTCCGTGGCGCAGCCCGGCTCGACGGCGAACGTGCTCGGCGAGAGCCAGGGCACCCCGGTGATCACCGTGTCCGGCACGCCGACCCGGAAGACCAGCGGGCAGCTGCGGATGACCACGATCGTGGCGACCGGCCCGGACGCCCGGATCTCCCTCGGTGACGTGGCCGGCAACTGGTTCCGTACCGACCGGGCCGTCATGCCGCGCGACTCGGTGTATCCGAAGGGCGACTCCGTCAAGGAGATCGAGCAGCACAACCTGGCGCAGATGCGCGAGTCCCAGGACTCGGCCACCCAGGCGGCGCTGAAGCACCTCGGGCTCAGCGCGGACAAGGTGAAGGTCACGCTGCGCCTCGCCGACGTGGGCGGGCCCAGCGCGGGCCTGCTGTTCAGCCTCGGCATCATCGACAAGCTGGACGGCGACGGCAGCGGCGGCGACCTCACGGGCGGCCGCACCATCGCCGGTACGGGCACGATCGACGGCTCCGGCAAGGTCGGCGCGGTCGGCGGGGTGGGCCTGAAGACGCAGGCCGCGCGCCGGGACGGGGCGACCGTGTTCCTGGTGCCGAAGGCCGAGTGCGCCGAGGCCGAGGCCGAACTGCCCGAGGGGCTGCGCCTGGTGCCGGTGACCACGCTCAAGGGCGCCGTCGACGCCCTGGTGGCCCTGGAGAAGGGCAAGGGCCGGGTCCCGAGCTGCTGA
- a CDS encoding Lrp/AsnC family transcriptional regulator translates to MAIDHLDGRIIVLLAEEPRIGVLEMSRRLGVARGTVQARLDRLLANGVIRGFGPQVDPAALGYPVTAFATLQIRQGQGADVRAHLATVPEVLELLTTTGSGDMLCRLVARSNADLQRVIDRVVGFDGIVRASTTIVMETPVPLRVIPLVEQAAREGGRAGV, encoded by the coding sequence GTGGCGATCGATCATCTGGACGGGCGGATCATCGTGCTGCTGGCCGAGGAACCGCGCATCGGCGTGCTGGAGATGTCCCGGCGGCTGGGGGTGGCGCGGGGCACCGTGCAGGCCCGGCTGGACCGGCTGCTGGCGAACGGGGTCATCCGGGGCTTCGGCCCCCAGGTGGACCCGGCCGCCCTCGGCTACCCGGTCACCGCGTTCGCCACCCTCCAGATCCGCCAGGGCCAGGGCGCCGACGTCCGCGCGCACCTGGCGACCGTGCCGGAGGTGTTGGAACTGCTGACCACCACCGGCAGCGGGGACATGCTGTGCCGGCTGGTGGCCCGCTCGAACGCCGACCTGCAACGGGTGATCGACCGGGTGGTGGGCTTCGACGGCATCGTCCGGGCCTCCACGACGATCGTGATGGAGACACCGGTACCGCTGCGGGTGATCCCCCTGGTGGAACAGGCGGCGCGGGAGGGGGGACGGGCGGGGGTGTGA
- the hppD gene encoding 4-hydroxyphenylpyruvate dioxygenase, with translation MTQTTHHTPDTTARQDDPFPVKGMDAVVFAVGNAKQAAHYYSTAFGMRLVAYSGPENGSRETASYVLENGSARFVLTSVIKPVSTWGHFLARHVAEHGDGVIDLAIEVPDARAAYAYAVEHGARGVTEPYEVKDEHGTVVLAAIATYGETRHTLVDRSGYDGPYLPGYTAAEPLVEPPAVRTFQAIDHCVGNVELGKMNEWVAFYNKVLGFTNMKEFVGDDIATEYSALMSKVVADGTLKVKFPINEPAIAKKKSQIDEYLEFYGGAGVQHIALNTNDIVQTVRTMRAAGVEFLDTPDSYYDTLGEWVGDTRVPIDTLRELKILADRDEDGYLLQIFTKPVQDRPTVFFELIERHGSMGFGKGNFKALFEAIEREQAKRGNL, from the coding sequence ATGACGCAGACCACACACCACACTCCCGACACGACCGCCCGGCAGGACGACCCCTTCCCGGTCAAGGGAATGGACGCGGTCGTCTTCGCCGTGGGCAACGCCAAGCAGGCGGCGCACTACTACTCCACCGCCTTCGGCATGCGGCTGGTCGCCTACTCCGGACCGGAGAACGGCAGCCGCGAGACCGCCAGTTACGTGCTGGAGAACGGCTCCGCCCGGTTCGTCCTCACCTCGGTGATCAAGCCGGTGAGCACCTGGGGCCACTTCCTGGCCCGGCACGTCGCCGAGCACGGTGACGGCGTCATCGACCTGGCCATCGAGGTCCCGGACGCGCGCGCCGCGTACGCGTACGCCGTCGAGCACGGCGCCCGCGGCGTCACCGAGCCGTACGAGGTGAAGGACGAGCACGGCACGGTCGTCCTCGCCGCGATCGCCACCTACGGCGAGACCCGCCACACCCTGGTCGACCGCTCCGGCTACGACGGCCCCTACCTGCCCGGTTACACGGCGGCCGAGCCGCTCGTCGAGCCGCCCGCCGTGCGTACCTTCCAGGCCATCGACCACTGCGTGGGCAACGTCGAACTCGGCAAGATGAACGAGTGGGTGGCCTTCTACAACAAGGTGCTGGGCTTCACGAACATGAAGGAGTTCGTGGGCGACGACATCGCCACCGAGTACAGCGCGCTGATGTCGAAGGTGGTCGCGGACGGCACCCTCAAGGTCAAGTTCCCGATCAACGAGCCCGCCATCGCCAAGAAGAAGTCCCAGATCGACGAGTACCTGGAGTTCTACGGCGGCGCCGGCGTCCAGCACATCGCGCTCAACACCAACGACATCGTGCAGACCGTCCGCACCATGCGCGCGGCCGGCGTCGAGTTCCTCGACACCCCGGACTCCTACTACGACACCCTCGGCGAGTGGGTCGGCGACACCCGCGTGCCGATCGACACCCTGCGCGAGCTGAAGATCCTCGCCGACCGCGACGAGGACGGCTACCTGCTCCAGATCTTCACCAAGCCGGTCCAGGACCGGCCCACGGTGTTCTTCGAACTCATCGAGCGGCACGGCTCGATGGGCTTCGGCAAGGGCAACTTCAAGGCCCTGTTCGAGGCGATCGAGCGCGAGCAGGCCAAGCGGGGCAACCTGTAG
- a CDS encoding tetratricopeptide repeat protein yields the protein MENRQCVGTSLISEAPAPRRRRLVRRLLLAALAGSLATGAVLVLLPAEPQRHRPARPPAAGPQSRPREQALTAVTYGVPAALPGLTALIGRQERLVRERPKDAVAWAVLGSAYVERGRRAGDAADYPRAERALKTSLDVRGARNTGALDGLAALALARRDFPAAKGYAEQAHKAAPKRWSAYPALIDAYTGLGDYEKARAALDKLLALRTDAAARPAVMARAAAVYRDRGWREDAVAQLTDAAAAARTPAERAAWLAGVGQLAWERGDLPEALRHFEAALRLDADQRAAVAGRARTLAALDRTSEALAAYRAAVAHRPRPEDLLELGELYESLGQPGAAEESYARMREAVARSVAGGVDEELLIGRFEADHGDPWEAVERLEEEWRRQPGIEVADALGWALHRAGDDRQALTYAAVATDKAKGGGVRSALYAYHLGVIEAELERTGPARRHLQEALRINPYFSPLWVPLVREALRELGDVPDEPPPSE from the coding sequence ATGGAGAACCGGCAGTGCGTGGGTACGTCCCTGATCTCCGAGGCGCCGGCGCCGCGCCGGCGGCGCCTGGTGCGGCGGCTGCTGCTCGCCGCGCTGGCGGGCAGTCTGGCGACGGGCGCGGTACTCGTGCTGCTGCCCGCGGAGCCGCAGCGGCACCGGCCGGCCCGGCCGCCCGCCGCCGGCCCGCAGTCCCGGCCGCGGGAGCAGGCGCTGACGGCGGTGACCTACGGCGTGCCGGCCGCGCTGCCCGGGCTGACCGCGCTGATCGGGCGGCAGGAGCGGCTGGTGCGGGAGCGGCCGAAGGACGCCGTGGCCTGGGCGGTGCTGGGGTCGGCGTACGTGGAGCGGGGCCGCCGGGCGGGTGACGCGGCCGACTATCCGCGCGCCGAGCGGGCGCTCAAGACCTCGCTGGACGTGCGGGGCGCGCGCAACACCGGGGCGTTGGACGGGCTGGCCGCGCTGGCGCTGGCGCGCCGGGACTTCCCGGCGGCGAAAGGGTACGCCGAGCAGGCGCACAAGGCGGCGCCGAAGCGGTGGTCGGCGTACCCGGCGCTGATCGACGCCTACACCGGGCTCGGCGACTACGAGAAGGCCCGCGCCGCCCTGGACAAGCTGCTGGCGCTGCGCACCGACGCGGCGGCGCGGCCGGCCGTGATGGCGCGGGCGGCGGCGGTGTACCGGGACCGGGGCTGGCGCGAGGACGCGGTGGCGCAGCTGACCGACGCGGCGGCCGCCGCCCGCACCCCGGCGGAGCGGGCCGCCTGGCTGGCCGGGGTCGGGCAGCTGGCCTGGGAGCGCGGGGACCTGCCGGAGGCGCTGCGGCACTTCGAGGCGGCGCTGCGGCTCGACGCGGACCAGCGGGCGGCAGTGGCCGGGCGGGCGCGGACGCTGGCCGCGCTGGACCGCACCTCGGAGGCGCTGGCCGCGTACCGGGCCGCCGTCGCGCACCGGCCGCGCCCGGAGGATCTGCTGGAGCTGGGCGAGCTGTACGAGTCGCTGGGGCAGCCGGGCGCCGCCGAGGAGAGTTACGCGCGGATGCGGGAGGCGGTGGCGCGGTCGGTGGCGGGCGGGGTGGACGAGGAGCTGCTGATCGGCCGGTTCGAGGCGGACCACGGGGACCCGTGGGAGGCCGTGGAGCGGCTGGAGGAGGAGTGGCGGCGGCAGCCGGGCATCGAGGTGGCCGACGCGCTGGGCTGGGCGCTGCACCGCGCCGGCGATGACCGGCAGGCGCTGACGTACGCGGCCGTCGCGACGGACAAGGCGAAGGGCGGCGGGGTGCGCAGCGCGCTGTACGCGTACCACCTGGGGGTGATCGAGGCGGAGCTGGAGCGGACCGGCCCCGCCCGGCGGCACCTTCAGGAGGCGCTCAGGATCAACCCGTACTTCTCGCCGCTGTGGGTGCCGCTGGTGCGGGAGGCGCTGCGGGAGCTGGGCGACGTACCCGACGAGCCGCCGCCCAGCGAGTAG